In a single window of the Alphaproteobacteria bacterium LSUCC0684 genome:
- a CDS encoding site-specific recombinase, with translation MPVLREDSVLIMDGAVKLYRRERSRKWQAAFQIDGQYIRISTGKSDLDEAKQAASDSYLEYKFHQKNGVPVVSKRFSDVAKLCIAEMNKQLESGVGKKVYRDYVIVLEKYLIPFFGKMHVTSITYETLQKFSRWREQQMGREPKASTLNTHNSALNRVFDESVARGFMNKTHCLAPIFCATNFRLLY, from the coding sequence ATGCCTGTTTTGCGTGAAGATTCTGTGTTGATTATGGATGGAGCCGTCAAGCTCTACAGGCGTGAGAGAAGCCGCAAATGGCAAGCAGCCTTCCAAATCGACGGCCAATACATTCGCATTTCAACAGGTAAGAGCGATTTAGACGAAGCCAAGCAGGCTGCCTCTGACAGCTATTTGGAATACAAGTTTCATCAGAAGAATGGCGTGCCAGTTGTGTCCAAACGCTTCTCGGATGTCGCTAAACTGTGCATCGCAGAAATGAACAAGCAGCTGGAAAGTGGCGTTGGCAAGAAAGTCTATCGCGACTATGTGATCGTGCTTGAGAAATATCTAATTCCGTTCTTTGGCAAGATGCATGTCACCAGCATCACCTATGAAACACTCCAAAAGTTTTCACGCTGGCGCGAACAGCAGATGGGCAGAGAACCCAAAGCATCAACGCTGAATACACATAACTCTGCCCTTAACAGAGTGTTTGATGAGAGTGTTGCGCGTGGTTTTATGAACAAGACACATTGTCTAGCCCCAATTTTCTGTGCCACTAATTTTCGATTACTCTACTAG
- a CDS encoding endonuclease NucS domain-containing protein translates to MSDIKLFNLNGQTVNEINGAVIELEKSLQTLFERNLDALIGVRFLVSEYSIKDGRIDTLGLDENNCPVIIEYKRQTNESIIVQGLFYLDLLMENQSDFKLLVMEKIGKEAADAIDWSAPRLVCIAGDFKRYDTHAVKQMNRNIELIRYRKFGDDLLMLDLLTATTGTTPTAPSNSSGRSTQKDHEDIIAAASSEQKERYEALVDYLHSLGDDVQERHLQRYVAFKRIKNFACVELRNQRNNIMVFIQINPDDIELIEGFSRDVREIGHYGTGNIEITISSDADLERAKPLIQQSYEAS, encoded by the coding sequence ATGAGCGATATCAAACTCTTCAATCTCAACGGCCAGACTGTGAACGAAATTAATGGTGCGGTTATAGAACTGGAGAAGTCACTTCAAACGCTATTTGAGCGTAACCTTGATGCCTTGATTGGTGTGCGCTTTCTAGTCTCTGAATACAGTATCAAGGATGGGCGAATTGATACACTAGGGCTGGATGAAAATAACTGTCCTGTCATCATTGAATATAAACGCCAAACAAATGAATCCATCATAGTACAGGGTTTGTTCTATCTCGACTTGCTGATGGAGAACCAGTCTGATTTCAAACTGCTGGTTATGGAAAAAATCGGTAAAGAAGCAGCAGACGCCATTGACTGGTCTGCCCCGCGCCTTGTGTGTATCGCAGGAGATTTCAAGCGTTACGATACGCACGCGGTCAAACAGATGAACCGGAATATTGAACTTATCCGCTATCGTAAATTTGGCGATGATTTGCTGATGCTGGATTTGCTAACCGCAACCACCGGCACAACGCCGACAGCCCCATCAAATAGCAGCGGACGCAGCACACAAAAAGACCATGAGGATATCATCGCCGCCGCTTCAAGCGAGCAGAAAGAACGGTATGAAGCGTTGGTCGACTACCTCCACTCGCTCGGCGATGATGTGCAGGAAAGACATCTACAGCGCTATGTGGCTTTTAAACGCATTAAGAACTTCGCCTGTGTTGAGCTGCGTAATCAGAGAAACAACATTATGGTTTTCATTCAAATCAACCCTGATGACATTGAACTGATTGAAGGGTTTAGCCGTGATGTCCGTGAGATTGGTCATTACGGCACAGGCAATATCGAAATCACCATTTCTTCTGACGCGGATTTAGAGCGGGCCAAACCCCTTATCCAGCAATCCTATGAGGCATCATAA
- a CDS encoding type I restriction endonuclease subunit R, with protein sequence MTRTPTFRTDEIATSQLPAMILLAKMGWQPLTKAQANSARKGRTSAVILEDITRDYLLTRRLNWAGQDAPLSEDNIETLMVRLKNLPPATYGKQAEDKWDLLCLPQSVEQVINGTRRSHNVPMIDFDNPENNQFHMAAEFSVERSKSVDTRRPDIVLFVNGIPMAVIENKKSATDVAQGISQTIRNQKPDEIPHLYVYAQILMSVNKNENRYATTGTPAKLWNIWKENEIGDAILRALIDTPLSDDQRNALFSDDFAGERAFDDSQLGRLITDQDRALVGLCRPDRLLRLTREFILFDGPHKIISRFQQFEAVRKTVARVEGGGDRRGGVIWHTQGSGKSLTMVMLARALISHSTLNDARIVLVTDRVDLDKQIKGTFKNTGMSPKRAATGKELISLIAERKAGVITTIINKFEAAARDQLRDESSNVFILVDEGHRSQYGRFSAQMRRVFPNATYIAFTGTPIAKKDKNTMSEFGPIIDTYTMRDAVEDGAVVPLVYEGRLIKPDMDSKGLDTWFERLTIGLTDAQKADLKKKYAQANMLGKLDKVIACRAFDISEHFRANFKGTGLKAQLVAPSKAAALKYKAALDDIGHVTSEVLISSPDTREGHDAVDEAKATDEVVEFWQQMMNRYGDEEKYNEYIINQFKHGEDPEIIIVVSKLLTGFDAPRNTVLYLTRPMKEHNLLQAIARVNRVLDSDSDEFNTDKDEGYIVDYEGVLENLDEAFSHYDALAGYEEKDLEGLMRNVGEILDKLPQTHSHLRALFQSLDGNADEEAYEVFLADDAIREDFYCRLTAYGKALAAALGAARFYDETPEADIHRYKRDLKRFTNLRSAVKRRYAEEVDFSDYEKRIEKILHDHIGATDIELVIEPVNIFNLEMMKKTEEKLPSDRAKADFIAHSTKRTITEKMEENPALYKKLSDMLETLINDFIQGRYAEAEYLKRVRNIHSTVLSEGLEETPNALADDANAAAYHGYLLTGPTKDAGADEDTQIAFAKFISQTLDAYRNVPQLFQQTAKLNEIRLAIDNYMYDVLLDERGVSLSPEQMDIIIENIMTIAERRLS encoded by the coding sequence ATGACCAGAACTCCTACTTTTCGAACTGATGAAATTGCAACAAGCCAATTGCCTGCCATGATTTTACTGGCAAAAATGGGCTGGCAACCTTTGACTAAAGCACAGGCTAATTCTGCCCGCAAAGGTCGCACCAGTGCCGTTATTTTAGAAGATATTACACGTGATTATCTGCTCACCCGCCGCCTCAATTGGGCAGGGCAAGATGCGCCTTTGTCTGAAGATAATATTGAAACCCTGATGGTGCGGCTGAAAAATCTGCCGCCAGCAACTTATGGCAAACAGGCGGAAGATAAATGGGATTTGCTGTGCCTGCCCCAAAGCGTGGAGCAAGTGATTAACGGCACCCGCCGCAGCCATAACGTGCCAATGATTGATTTTGATAACCCTGAAAATAACCAGTTTCATATGGCGGCAGAGTTTTCGGTGGAACGCAGCAAATCGGTCGATACCAGACGCCCCGATATCGTGCTGTTCGTTAATGGCATCCCGATGGCGGTGATTGAAAATAAAAAATCTGCAACGGATGTGGCACAGGGCATCAGCCAGACAATTCGGAACCAGAAACCAGACGAGATTCCGCATCTTTATGTCTATGCGCAAATCTTAATGAGCGTGAACAAGAACGAAAACCGATATGCCACGACCGGCACACCAGCCAAGCTGTGGAATATCTGGAAAGAAAATGAAATTGGTGATGCTATTTTGCGCGCCCTGATAGATACGCCTTTATCAGATGACCAGCGTAATGCTTTATTCAGTGATGATTTCGCCGGGGAAAGGGCGTTTGATGATTCTCAATTAGGCCGGTTGATAACAGACCAAGACCGGGCGTTGGTGGGGTTATGCCGTCCGGACAGGCTGCTGCGCCTGACACGTGAATTTATTCTGTTTGATGGTCCACATAAAATCATAAGTCGGTTCCAGCAGTTTGAGGCTGTGCGCAAGACAGTCGCCCGTGTTGAAGGTGGAGGGGACCGCAGGGGTGGCGTGATTTGGCACACACAAGGTTCAGGTAAATCCCTTACGATGGTGATGCTGGCCCGTGCGCTTATCTCTCATAGCACGCTGAATGATGCGCGGATTGTGCTGGTCACCGACCGTGTAGACTTGGACAAACAGATTAAAGGCACTTTTAAAAATACCGGGATGTCACCCAAACGGGCTGCAACAGGCAAGGAACTGATTTCCCTGATTGCAGAACGAAAAGCTGGGGTGATTACTACCATCATCAACAAGTTTGAGGCCGCTGCCCGTGACCAGTTGCGAGACGAGTCATCAAATGTGTTTATTCTGGTGGATGAAGGTCACCGCAGCCAGTATGGCCGCTTCAGCGCACAGATGCGGCGTGTTTTTCCAAACGCCACTTATATTGCCTTCACCGGTACGCCCATCGCCAAAAAAGACAAAAACACCATGTCCGAATTTGGCCCGATTATCGATACCTACACGATGCGTGATGCGGTTGAAGATGGCGCGGTGGTGCCTCTGGTTTATGAAGGCCGCCTGATTAAGCCTGATATGGATTCTAAAGGGCTGGATACATGGTTTGAACGGTTGACCATCGGCCTGACAGACGCGCAAAAGGCTGACCTGAAAAAGAAATATGCCCAAGCCAATATGCTGGGAAAACTGGATAAGGTCATCGCCTGTCGTGCTTTCGATATCTCGGAGCATTTCCGTGCCAACTTTAAAGGGACAGGGCTAAAGGCACAGCTTGTTGCCCCCAGCAAGGCGGCTGCCCTGAAATATAAAGCCGCACTGGATGATATCGGCCATGTGACAAGTGAAGTGCTGATATCCAGCCCAGATACTCGGGAAGGGCATGATGCTGTTGACGAAGCCAAAGCAACAGACGAGGTTGTTGAGTTCTGGCAGCAGATGATGAACCGCTATGGTGATGAAGAGAAATATAACGAATATATCATCAACCAGTTCAAGCATGGGGAAGACCCGGAAATCATCATTGTGGTGAGCAAGCTGCTGACCGGGTTTGATGCCCCGCGCAATACGGTTCTTTATCTCACGCGGCCGATGAAAGAACATAATCTGTTGCAGGCGATTGCCCGAGTGAACCGTGTGTTGGATTCAGACAGTGATGAGTTCAACACGGATAAAGATGAAGGCTACATTGTAGACTACGAGGGTGTTTTAGAAAATTTGGATGAAGCCTTCAGTCACTATGATGCGCTTGCTGGATATGAGGAAAAAGACCTTGAAGGCTTGATGCGTAATGTGGGTGAGATTTTAGACAAGCTGCCACAAACCCACAGTCATCTTAGGGCATTGTTTCAGTCTCTTGATGGTAATGCAGATGAAGAAGCCTATGAAGTTTTCTTGGCTGATGATGCCATCCGAGAGGATTTCTATTGTCGCCTGACCGCTTATGGTAAGGCTCTGGCCGCTGCATTAGGGGCGGCCCGTTTCTATGATGAAACACCTGAAGCAGATATCCACCGGTATAAGCGCGACCTGAAGCGTTTCACAAATCTCAGAAGTGCTGTTAAACGCCGCTATGCTGAAGAGGTAGATTTCAGTGATTATGAAAAGCGCATCGAGAAAATTCTGCATGACCATATTGGCGCAACTGATATCGAACTCGTTATTGAACCTGTGAATATCTTTAATCTGGAGATGATGAAAAAAACCGAAGAAAAACTCCCTTCTGACCGGGCAAAAGCGGACTTCATTGCTCATTCCACAAAACGAACCATCACAGAGAAGATGGAAGAGAACCCTGCCCTGTATAAAAAGCTGTCAGATATGCTTGAGACCTTGATTAATGATTTTATTCAAGGGCGTTATGCAGAGGCAGAATATCTGAAAAGGGTACGTAACATTCATAGCACGGTGCTGTCTGAGGGGCTGGAAGAAACGCCAAACGCTCTGGCTGATGATGCAAATGCCGCAGCTTATCATGGGTATCTGTTGACTGGCCCCACAAAGGATGCTGGTGCAGATGAAGACACACAAATCGCCTTTGCAAAATTCATCAGTCAGACATTGGATGCATATCGTAATGTCCCGCAACTCTTCCAGCAGACGGCCAAGTTGAATGAAATAAGACTGGCGATTGATAATTACATGTATGACGTGTTGCTGGATGAGCGAGGAGTAAGTCTCTCCCCTGAGCAGATGGACATTATCATAGAAAACATTATGACAATCGCAGAGCGTCGTCTGTCATGA
- a CDS encoding M48 family metallopeptidase — protein sequence MTGQTILVNYGSNTFNVQIEYRERKTLSISVLPDCSIVALAPLGAAVSDIKNRLRKRASWIKRQIDYFNQFKPLTPPRQFVAGETHLYTGRQYRLKFHQGLSEGVKLKGRFFHVTMKIPSSEKAMSLMMGWYKERAADLFNRRLEECLKRFPDKPAPSLVLKRFKSRWGGMSPKGVLTLNPDLVRAPVECIDYVILHELCHIEHPHHGPTFWHLLEQKSPNWQRLKHRLEMSLK from the coding sequence ATGACTGGTCAAACAATTTTGGTCAACTATGGGTCGAACACCTTTAATGTGCAGATTGAATATCGTGAAAGGAAGACACTTTCGATTTCAGTCCTGCCTGATTGTTCGATTGTGGCGTTGGCCCCGCTGGGTGCAGCTGTTTCAGACATTAAAAATCGACTTCGCAAACGAGCCAGTTGGATAAAAAGACAGATTGATTATTTCAACCAGTTCAAACCGCTGACGCCGCCTCGCCAGTTTGTTGCTGGCGAAACTCATCTATATACTGGCCGGCAGTATCGGTTGAAGTTTCATCAAGGGCTATCAGAGGGAGTGAAGCTGAAAGGGCGTTTCTTTCATGTGACTATGAAAATACCCTCTTCTGAAAAAGCCATGTCCTTAATGATGGGGTGGTATAAAGAACGGGCGGCTGACCTGTTTAATAGACGACTGGAAGAGTGCCTGAAACGCTTTCCAGATAAACCTGCTCCAAGTTTGGTATTGAAGCGTTTTAAATCCCGGTGGGGTGGCATGTCTCCCAAAGGAGTTTTGACTTTAAATCCTGACCTTGTGCGTGCGCCTGTGGAATGTATCGACTATGTAATTTTGCACGAACTTTGCCACATTGAGCATCCCCATCACGGCCCCACTTTTTGGCATTTGCTTGAACAGAAATCACCAAATTGGCAACGCTTGAAGCACAGGCTGGAAATGTCACTCAAGTAA